Proteins from a genomic interval of Microbacterium esteraromaticum:
- a CDS encoding DUF7455 domain-containing protein: MNATTERETVEYRLTASDRCDSCGAQAYIAAEVNGSELLFCAHHGRKYEEKLRAVATTWHDETARLIEA, translated from the coding sequence ATGAACGCTACGACTGAGCGAGAGACCGTCGAGTACCGCCTCACCGCGTCGGACCGTTGCGACTCGTGCGGTGCACAGGCGTACATCGCTGCGGAGGTCAACGGATCCGAGCTGCTGTTCTGCGCGCACCACGGACGCAAGTACGAGGAGAAGCTGCGCGCGGTCGCCACGACCTGGCATGACGAGACCGCTCGACTGATCGAGGCCTGA